One Vulpes lagopus strain Blue_001 chromosome 18, ASM1834538v1, whole genome shotgun sequence DNA window includes the following coding sequences:
- the BPIFA2 gene encoding BPI fold-containing family A member 2, which translates to MLQLWKLVLLCGLLTGTSASLLGNLGDDLNNVVDKLKPVVEKGLETVDNTLESVLQKLKADWKIIQKSKAWHLAEEKVQEVKNLVNDALSKIVPAKDDTLGLNIINSRILKIKAELTLDGEGLNIRIPVVANVTLALPLIGRVVNLKVSLDLVTSVRLATDAQTGAVTVIVGKCSSDEDSISLTVLDSHNGLIEKAANTVSSFLTKTLSRLIEKDVCPLIHTLLSNLDGHIIQDIIDKFQKEDHGPNAA; encoded by the exons ATGCTTCAGCTTTGGAAACTTGTTCTCTTATGCGGCCTGCTCACTGGGACCTCAGCGTCTCTCCTTGGAAATCTTGGCGACGACCTGAATAATGTTGTGGACAAACTGAAACCTGTTGTTGAGAAAGGACTTGAGACCGTTGACAATACACTTGAAT CTGTTCTTCAAAAACTGAAGGCTGACTGGAAGATAATTCAGAAATCCAAGGCTTGGCATCTGGCTGAGGAAAAGGTGCAGGAAGTGAAGAACTTGGTGAATGATGCTCTTTCTAAGATTGTTCCAGCTAAGGATGACACTTTGGG GTTAAACATCATTAACTCCCGCATCCTGAAAATCAAAGCTGAACTGACTCTTGATGGTGAAGGCCTTAACATAAGGATCCCCGTTGTTGCCAATGTCACCCTGGCCCT GCCTCTCATTGGCCGGGTGGTCAACCTGAAGGTCTCTTTGGACCTTGTGACTAGCGTCAGACTTGCAACTGATGCCCAGACTGGCGCCGTCACAGTGATCGTGGGAAAATGCAGCAGTGATGAGGACAGCATCTCACTCACCGTGCTGGACAG CCACAATGGTCTGATCGAGAAGGCCGCGAACACCGTGAGCAGCTTCCTGACAAAGACCCTGTCCCGCCTGATAGAGAAGGAT gtgTGCCCACTGATCCACACCTTACTCTCCAACCTGGATGGGCATATTATTCAGGACATCATTG ATAAATTTCAGAAGGAAGACCACGGGCCTAATGCTGCCTGA